One genomic segment of Bombina bombina isolate aBomBom1 chromosome 4, aBomBom1.pri, whole genome shotgun sequence includes these proteins:
- the LOC128655441 gene encoding protein CLN8-like, translated as MLTDQPSKVTLQSEMDYSSWETCLKLIAAGFFVYLGIFVFCHFISILLCVTYRGLSTKEKVFWDIAATRAVFGVQCTVAGLRALLVDPVLTADKISSQQDWSWFTILTATGFFLYDNVALLTFNLIFWRCDVYLAVHHIFALVGVFGAVIYSTAGHYLVLVTLLLEMSTPFTCISWMMLRAGWSDTVFWKINQWIMVHIFHCRMVLLYHIWWVCLWYWDSLIRSVSYVYLAFFFSGILLVMVILNPYWIHKKTYQLLNPVDWYFKAPSAKSALSEDKNIVMDNKKKKP; from the exons ATGCTCACTGACCAGCCGTCAAAGGTCACCTTACAATCTGAAATGGATTATTCTTCGTGGGAAACCTGCTTGAAGCTGATTGCTGCTGGGTTTTTTGTCTATTTGGGAATTTTTGTATTTTGTCACTTCATCTCTATCCTCCTCTGTGTTACTTATCGTGGCCTTTCTACCAAAGAGAAGGTATTTTGGGACATTGCGGCCACACGAGCAGTATTTGGAGTACAGTGCACTGTTGCTGGTCTGAGAGCGTTGCTTGTGGATCCAGTTCTTACAGCAGATAAGATCAGCTCCCAGCAGGACTGGTCTTGGTTTACTATACTTACAGCAACTGGATTCTTCCTTTATGACAATGTAGCCCTTCTCACGTTCAATTTAATTTTTTGGAGATGTGATGTGTATCTAGCAGTTCACCATATTTTTGCCTTAGTTGGAGTTTTTGGAGCAGTGATTTACAGTACAGCTGGACATTATTTAGTTTTGGTAACGTTATTATTGGAGATGAGCACACCTTTCACTTGCATTTCATGGATGATGTTGagg gcTGGATGGTCAGACACAGTGTTTTGGAAAATAAACCAATGGATAATGGTGCACATATTCCACTGCCGAATGGTTCTTCTTTACCACATTTGGTGGGTCTGCTTGTGGTATTGGGATAGTTTAATACGTTCTGTTTCTTATGTATATTTAGCATTTTTCTTCAGTGGGATTTTATTAGTCATGGTTATTTTGAACCCTTATTGGATTCACAAAAAGACTTATCAGCTCTTGAACCCAGTCGACTGGTATTTCAAGGCTCCATCAGCAAAGTCTGCACTGTCAGAGGATAAAAATATTGTGATGGACAACAAAAAGAAGAAACCTTAG